In Bubalus bubalis isolate 160015118507 breed Murrah chromosome 3, NDDB_SH_1, whole genome shotgun sequence, a genomic segment contains:
- the ZFP3 gene encoding zinc finger protein 3 homolog, with amino-acid sequence MGTENKEVIPKEEISEESQPHGAFLEKMEEKLPKVVCQGHEFGAVCEEDILEGHSGESTEKILGQESSEERDFASELIIFKKSPSSEKDQEKDESERICRLSSNLLTRQGDTTLEAVSTFATSGQNFIENLGPNKTHRSSVGEKPHTCKECGKAFNQNSHLIQHMRVHSGEKPFECKECGKTFGTNSSLRRHLRIHAGEKPFACNECGKAFIQSSHLIHHHRIHTGERPYKCEECGKAFSQNSALILHQRIHTGEKPYECNECGKTFRVSSQLIQHQRIHTEERYHECNECGKAFKHSSGLIRHQKIHTGEKPYLCNECGKGFGQSSELIRHQRIHTGDKPYECNECGKTFGQNSEIIRHIRIHTGEKPYVCKECGKAFRGNSELLRHERIHTGEKPYECFECGKAFRRTSHLIVHQRIHTGEKPHQCNECARTFWDNSELLLHQKIHIGEKPYECNECEKTFSQHSQLIIHQRIHTGEKPYECQECQKTFSRSSHLLRHQSVHCME; translated from the coding sequence ATGGGGACTGAGAACAAGGAGGTAATTCCCAAGGAAGAAATTTCCGAAGAATCTCAGCCACATGGggcatttttagaaaaaatggaagaaaaacttCCAAAGGTGGTGTGCCAGGGTCATGAGTTTGGAGCAGTGTGTGAAGAAGACATATTGGAGGGGCATTCCGGAGAGTCCACAGAAAAGATTCTGGGGCAGGAGTCATCTGAGGAGAGAGACTTTGCATCAGAGTTGATTATCTTTAAGAAATCACCCTCCAGTGAGAAAGATCAGGAGAAGGATGAGAGTGAGCGAATCTGCAGACTCAGCTCAAACCTGCTCACACGTCAGGGAGACACCACATTAGAGGCAGTTAGCACATTTGCTACTTCTGGCCAGAACTTCATAGAGAATTTAGGACCTAACAAAACACACAGAAGTTCTGTGGGAGAAAAGCCTCATACATGCAAAGAATGCGGGAAAGCCTTTAACCAGAACTCACATCTTATTCAGCATATGAGAGTTCATAGTGGAGAGAAACCCTTCGAATGCAAAGAATGTGGAAAAACATTTGGAACTAACTCAAGCCTTCGAAGGCACCTGAGAATTCATGCTGGAGAGAAGCCCTTTGCCTGTAACGAATGTGGAAAGGCCTTCATTCAGAGTTCACATCTCATCCACCATCAtagaattcacactggagagagACCTTATAAATGTGAAGAATGTGGTAAAGCCTTCAGTCAGAATTCAGCCCTTATCCTACATCAGAGAATCCACACCGGGGAGAAACCAtatgaatgtaatgaatgtgggaaGACCTTTAGGGTTAGCTCACAGCTTATTcagcatcagagaattcatactgaaGAAAGATACCATGAATGCAATGAGTGTGGCAAAGCCTTCAAGCATAGCTCAGGCCTTATTAGACACCagaaaattcatactggagaaaaaccGTATCTATGTAACGAGTGTGGGAAAGGCTTTGGGCAGAGTTCCGAGCTCATCCGGCATCAAAGAATTCACACAGGAGACAAACCGtatgaatgtaatgaatgtgggaaaACTTTTGGCCAGAACTCAGAGATAATCAGACATATTAgaattcatactggtgagaaGCCCTACGTttgtaaggaatgtgggaaggcctttagGGGGAACTCAGAACTTCTTAGACATgagagaattcacactggagagaaaccctatgagTGCTTTGAGTGTGGGAAGGCTTTTAGACGGACCTCTCACCTTATTGTCcaccagagaattcatactggagagaaacctcaTCAGTGTAATGAATGCGCCAGAACCTTTTGGGACAACTCTGAGCTGCTTCTCCACCAGAAAATCCACattggagagaaaccttatgaatgtaatgaatgtgaGAAGACATTCAGCCAGCACTCCCAGCTTATCatacatcagagaattcacactggagagaagccttacGAGTGCCAAGAATGCCAGAAGACCTTCAGTCGGAGCTCTCACCTCCTCCGACATCAAAGTGTCCACTGTATGGAATGA